The genomic region ATTCCCATCCAAATCTGTTAATCGAACATCACCTCCTGACAAAATCTTCTTTACCAAATACGGGCCTTCCCAATTTGGTTTTAACTTACCCCTCGGGTCAATAGGTAACaaagctctaaccgacttgagaaCCACATCACCCTCACTAATTCACCTTGGTTTCATCTTTTTGTTGAAAGCTCTCTCTATCCTTTTCTGGTAGAGTTGGACATGGTACAATGCGTTCAAACGCCGCTTGCCGAGCATGACTAGTGAATCAAATCTTGCTTGAACCCAATCTTCTTTAGGAACCTGGCTTTCTAGTAGGATCCTTAGGGATGGTATTTCCAGTTCAACTGGTTGAACCGCTTCCATTCCATATACCAAGTAATACAAGGTTGCTTCCGTGGCTGTTCTGATTGAAGTTCTATACCCCCATAATGCGAAGGGTATTTTCTCAGGCCACTCTTTATAATTGTCTGACATTTTTCTCAAAATGGCTGTAACTGTTTTTTTAGCAGCCTCTACCGCACCATTTGTATGTGGTCTGTACGGTGATGACTTgtgatgtttgattttatacttctCAAGTATAACTGTGGTTTCAAGTTAGAAATGAGTTCCATGGTCGCTGATGAATTCATGTGGTACTCCGTACCGGCAAACGATGTCATTTTGGATGAATTGTGCTACTTGCTTCGCTTTTAACACTTTGTAAGACTTAGCCTCtccccacttcgtgaagtagtcaattgcaacTAGGATAAAACAGTGCCCTCCAGTTCCTGATGGGTTTACTTttccaatgatgtcgattccccaggttgaaaatggccagggtgacgtcatggtgtataataTAGAAGGTGCCACATGCTGTATATTTGTGAATATCTAACAATTGTGACAATGCCTGACGTATTTGCAACAATATGTttccatcgttgtccaataataACTGAGCCTTATGATCTTACGGACTAACATATGGGCACTCATGTGTGGCCCACATTcaccatcatggacttcttccataaccatTTTAGTTTTCGGTCTATCGATGCATCGCAACAAAACACCTTAAGCCGTCTTCTTATACAACTGCCCGTCATTGGTCTTAATGAATTGGGCGGATAACATTCTCAAAGCGCGCTTCCCACACGTGTCAAGGTCGGGAGGATACTCTCCTGTTTCCTTGAATTTCAAAATCACTGTGTACTAGGGTTCGATTTCACCTTCCTCGGCATCATTGATTGCATTTACATAGgtaggtgatgatcttcgttcgacacatattggcatactGTCTATGTGGTCGGGAATGTTGATCAAGGCAGCCAGCTTGGACAATgcatctgcaaactgattttcctcTTTTGGGAGGTGAACATATCGAATATCTTCGAAGTATTTTCCCATTCTTCGATTCTGGTTTGATATGGGGCCAAACTTTGGCTCTTAATTTTCCATGACCcacccacttgattgatcacaagGGATGAGTCTCCATGTACTAACAATTTCTTCACACCTAAGTCTAGAGCACTGCGTAGACCAAGcaaacatgcttcatattcagcggcgttgtttATGACATTGAAATCCAGCTTGATGGACACGGACACGTGTTTACCTGTTGGTGAGATAAGAAGTATACCCACTCCATATCTcatatagttcgatgctccatcgaaatacaaATCCCATATGTCATTCTCGACGTGTGCCACGttttcgtcgggaaatgaccaagtgtcaatGACTTCTGTTTCTTCAATTGGATTGTCGGCAAGGAAATTGGCGACGCCCTTCCTTTGATCACTTttagaggtacatatttgagatcgaattctaaTAACATGAGGGTCCATCTCGACATTCTTCCATTTAgcactggtttttcaaacaagtacttgatcagatccattttggagtagacACTCACACTGTActgtatgggtaaaaataccctctcattttcatcatgacGTGGCAACTCGCTATTTGGGAAAAACAAAGGCACACAGATTAATGACAAGGCAGTAGGCTGCTAGACGCAAGGAGGAACAAGGGGGGATAAACCTGGACATTCAAgtaatacgaaagccacggttgAAGTAAATAACAAACAGCCAGCAGGAACGTTGAAATGGTCAGCAGGAACATTGCGGTTATCAGTAGGAGAtttgacaaagtcagcaaccacttcctatttcGTAGGGAGTGAAGCATATGTAGGGAGCACGTGCAACCACCCCAAGAAAGGCTATAAAAGAGCAACAAATATCACATTCAAGGCATTCTTCATTCCTCATTCACTCCACTCGAAGAAATATCATTCACCAACCTGCAACACTCAATAATTAACATACTTAGGATCATATACACCATTCGTGTCATTTGTACTTAGCCATTTGGAGTTTTTCTGCTGTTCCTCCTGATTTTTCCAGTTAGGTTTATCCTCGAATACTATTATTACTAGTGGATCATTGGCGGGATACCATTCCCCCCGCGATTTTCcccacattttgggtttcccgcgtcaccattttgcttgtgtcatttgtctctttttctttttcgtttgttttttctTCGCACTAGTTGTTTAATTTCGTTCTCGTTGTGTTCTTACTACTGATCTACTTCAGTCCttaatatcgtattttaattggaatagccgcattgactcacaaacttttagtcggtaaaatcttaccaaaacagtttggcgctcACCGTGGGGCGTTGTGGTTAAATCTTTGTTAAAATACCTCTTTTCGATATATCCTAACATCTCTATAGTTGGTCATGTCAGGATCCAGTCAGAACGTATCTGATCCGATGAGTACATCAGTGCAAACTTCAGTAGTAGGGGCGACGCCAGCAACCTCCGGTGTTCCAACAACGGCGGTCCCTGCCACCTGAGTGACTGCAGGCCAGGCTCAGCCCCAAGTATCAGCAAAGCCTCCTTACTCCCCCAAAATCACAGATCTGGGAGCAAGGAAGGCTGGCAAATCACCAGTTATCAATCCTGTGCCCAAGCCTAATAGGGATGGGAGTCCGCAGCGCCCAGGATCACCAGGACACCTGACAGGAGCCCGTCTCCTAGGAGCGTCACAACCGGATCCGGTACAGTAGTTGCGCCAAGGGATGACATCCTTGCAGCAGGCAGTGATAGGGCTACAAAGGGACAACCAGTCCTTGTAGGAAAAGATAGATGCATTGTCACCTCTGGGAACGACCCAGCAGATGGCAAGGTCAACACTCGGCCAGGGGAATGTCAGGGAGTACTCAGGGAGGCTACTGCCGCAAAATCTAGTAACCAGGCTCGATATGGATATGCTGCCACCAGGGGTAACCACGCCACCCGAGCAAGTATATCCAGCGGGAACGGTGGCCACCCAGGGTACAATCCAACCACCAGGGGTTCCACCACCACCAAGGATGCCACAAACGTACCCTATATTACTCAATCCTGTGGGATTAGGAGCACTGACTCCAGATCCCATACCAACAACCAGCAGTACGCCAGTGGTACCAGGGACAAATCCAGGGGAACAGCCAACAAGAAACGCATATCCCGGGATGTGCTCCTATATGCCATATAGTCCGGACAGCCAGTTCAGGCCTATTGTGAACTCAACACCATTACCTGGAAGCTACATGGTCCTTCCTTACATGTCAGGAGGAACACCAAATCCATATGGGGTCTACTCAGTACCCCACAACCAGGGTATGAGGGTAGGAAGCCATGTAGAACAACAGTTGCAGGATATCAGGTCCCTACTCAGCAAGGTTCCAGGGTTACCACATCCCATGGAGGTGGCAACCCCGGAGTGCTATGCGGATTCCCCTTTGTGGACATCATTGCCCTTGTCAGCATGCCAAAGGGGTTCACCACGCCAACAAtgatgttgtatgatggaacagAGGATCCGCTGGAGCACATCAAACAGTACAAACAGAAAATGATGGTGGTTGCAGCAACATGGCCTGAAAAGGAGGCATGTATGTACAAAGAATTCGGTTCCACCTTGTCAGGAGCCGCACTCTAATGGTTTGTTAACCTTCCCAACAAGTCTATTTCCAGCTTCGCGGGGTTAGTGAACGTTTTCAATCAACAGTTCGCAAGTAGTTGCAATCCAGAAAAATTATCCACTGATATATACCGGATCGTCCAGAGGTTCGAGGAGTCCACCTGGTATTATCTCGCCAGATTCAATGTGGAAAAAATATCTATCCCTAGGTGCGACCCTACAACAGCAGTCAATGCCTTCAGAAGGGGACTGCATCGCGACTCTGATTTGTACAAGGATCTCACCGAGCACCCATGTGCCACCTTTAAGGAAGTCAAACAAATGGCAGAGGCTACTTAATTATCGCctagaggaggatgaggatagaaGGGACCTGTACGGAACAGAGTCGTCCAGCAGAAAAATCACAACAGAGAAGAAGAACGAAAGAGCCAAACCCTACAGTAAGAACACAGTGAACAAAGTCTCAGGAGAAACAAAGAGCACCGAGGCTTCACCTAAGCTCAGCGAGTATGGGTTCACCACTGGACTTGCTGGGGTATTGAAGGCAATCAGGGATTTAGGGCAGAGGGTCAGGTGGCCTAAGAAGCCTACCCCCCAGGGAGAACGACAGAAGAGATGCCAGCAAAAGGTGTGAATACCACAACGATATTGGCCACAATACAGAAGATTGTGTAGTACTACGAAAGGAAGTGAAGCACCTCTACAATGCTGGATGCTTGGATCACCTGCTCCCCAAGGGAGCAAAATCTGGAAAGGTCAATACTGCTGACCAGGCCTAACCATCCCCACCTCGACCTCACTCAAAGGTCGTGAGCGTCATCACAGGAGGGTCGGAGATATGTGGTCTCACTTATTCAGCAGCAAAGCGCCTTGCAACCGAGACTAAAGGAGATAAACCATAGTTCTCCCTCAGGGTCAGCAGACAGGATCTACCAGCAATATTATTCGACGAGGCAGACATACCCGATGTGGCAGAACACCACCATGAAGCCTTGATCATTACCCTTTCTATAGGGAATTGCCTTGTTAAAAAGATATTGGTAGATAAAGGAAGCTTTGTGAATCTAATAATATTGGAAACCTTGAAGAACATGGTGTTTAGCGAGAAAGACCTGGTGCAGAAGGCAGTACCCTTGGTAGGCTTCAGCGGAGAAACTAAACAATCCCTTGGAGAAATAGTGATACCTACCTTTGCAGAGGGTATGAACAAATAGGTACGATACTTGGTCATTGATGGTCCGTCAACTTATAACGTGATACTTGGCAGGCCTTGGATCCATAAAATGAAAGCAGTACCATCAACGTACCATCAGAGCCTGAAGTTCCTTACaccctgggggggggggggggtacagGAGATTCGGGGAGATCAAAATGTCGCTCGGGATAGCTACAAGAACACTCTGAAACCCCTTGCAGCTGgtccagcatagcaattacagaaactGTGCGTCCAGAGGGAGTATATCGCACCTCCCCAGGAGGAACTCGACGAAGTAGTCCTGGACCCACAGTTTCCAGCAAGAACAGTGCTGGTGGGAGCTGATTCTGCAGGTAACATCCGTGAGCAGATAATTGAATTTCTACGTcttaacatggattgtttcgccTGGTCCCATAGCGACATGATTGGCATAGATCCAAGTGTAATTACACACCGGTTAAAAGTAGACCCCAGCTTTCCTCCAGTCCAgcagaaaaggcggaaatttgctCCTGAAATGAACGAGGTGATAAACGAGAAGGTAGACAATCTCCTGGAAGCAGGCAAGATCAGGGAAGTTAACTACCCAGAATGGCTCTCGAATGTTGTGGTTGTACCCAAGAAGAACaacaagtggagagtatgtgttgaTTTCACAGATCTTAACAAATCTTGCCCAAAAGACCCGTTCCCTATACCGCACATTGATTCTATAGTAGACGCAACAGCAGGGCATGAGCTACTTACCTTCCTTGACGTCTGGAGTGGGTATAACCAGATAAAAATGGACCCTAAGGATCAGGAGAAAACAACCTTCAGATCTGACAGAGGCTTGTACTGCTACAATGTGATGCCCTTTGGCCTCAAGAATGTCGGTTCCATCTATCAGCGCCTGGTGAACAGAATGTTCAAGGAGGAGATAGGGAGAAcaatggaagtctacattgatGATATGGTAGTCAAATCTGAGAACTCAGAACAACACATGTCCCACCTGAAAAATACCTTCTCGATCCTCAGAAAATACCATATGAAGCAGAACCCCCTGAAATGCACTTTTGGAGTCTCCTCAGGGAAATTCCTGGGGTACTTGGTGAcgcaaagagggatagaggccacCATGGAGCAAATCAAAGTAATACTCCAGTTAGAATCTCCTCAGAAGCCAAAGGACGTACAAAGGCTCACAGGACGGGTAGCAGCCCTCAACCGGTTCATATCAAGGTCCTCAGATAGGTGCCGATTGTTCTATGTCATCCTGAGGAAgtgccagaagtttgaatggacgcaGAAGCATGAAAAGGCGTTTGGGGAGCTCAAGTAGTACCTAAGCACCCCTCCTCTTCTCTCCAAGCCAGAACAGGGAGAACCACTGTACTTGTATCTGTCAGTAACATAGGCGGATGTAAGCGTTGTACTGGTACGAGAGCACGAAGGTATGCAGAAACCAatatactatataagcaagtctctgttacctgcagagaccaggtacacatctctagaAAAACTCGTTTTAGCACTTGTAACTGATTCGTACAaattgcgtccctattttgagtcacatacaatttcagtcgtgaccaactaccccctGAGAACCATAATGAGGAAACCCAAACTGACAGGGATAATGGTTAAGTGGTCTGTCCACCTAAGTGGGTACGACCTGAAATTTGAACCCCAAACAGCCATAAAGTCCCAAACCCTAGctgactttgtgtcagactttGGTCCCACCCTTCAAGAACAAGCCGACGGTGAATTCTTGACCCTAAGTGAGCCTAAAGGGGAGCAGGTATGGGAATTACATGTTGATGGGACATCCAACACGAAGGGAACAGAGGTAGGGCTGAATAAGAGGCCCTAATCTTAGGACTCCAGTTAGCCTTAGAAATGCAAATCAACCACATCAAGGTGTATAGTGACTCCCAACTGATTGTCAACTACGTGAATAACATGTACACGACCAGGGATCCTAAAATGGTAACCTACCTGGAACTGGTGAATGAGCTCAAACTCCGCTTTGCCTCCTTCCACATCCAGCAGATACCAAGGGACCAAAATGTTGAAGCAGATGCTCTCGCCACCCTGGGAGCAGCCTTCACTCTAGGGGCAGTGGGTTCTATACAATTTATACATGTCATGAAACCTGCCATACGCCAGAATGAACAACAGAACGCCAGTAAGGCTGCAACCACCCAGTGGACATACGAAGCAAGGATACTGTGTACTGCCACACCCCAGGAAGAGATTGATGATTGGCGCAAGCCTTACATTAGTTGGCTACGTGCTGAGGTCTTACCACCTGACCAGAAAGACGCCAAGAGCTTCAAAATGAAATCCTCCAGATTCGTACTCATTGATGGTATCCTATTTAGAAAGTCCTTGGGAGGACCCTATCTGAGGTGCTTGAGCATACAGGAGGCACATGCAGTAATATGTGATATCCACAGTGGTGATTGTGGAAATCACACAGGGGGtaggagcctgtccaacaagaCACTGAGGCAGggttacttctggcctaccatgaggAAGGACGCCATAGACTACATCAAGAAATGCGAAGAATGCTAAAGGCACTCTCCTGtcagccaccagccagcagaacatATGCATCCGATCAACTCGCCTTGGCCTtttatgaaatggggaatggacattgtggGACCATTACCCCGTGCTTCTGGAAACAGGACGTACATGCTGACAATGACGAACTACTTTtctaaatggatagaggcagaaacTTTCCCTCAGATCCCGGAgaagcatgtgatatctttcatcAAGAGGAACATAGTCAGCAGATACGGCATCccttcagaaatcatatgtgacaacgggtcacaattcATATCCAACAGAACGGAAGACTATTGCGCTAGGTGGAACATCAAGCTGTTTAAGTCTACTCATAGGAATCAACAgtccaacggtcaggcagaatccagcaacAAGATAGTCATGAACAACCTGAAAAGAAGGCTGGAGGAGATAGGAGCCAATTAGGCAGATGAGCTCCCCTTCGTACTGTGGTCTGATAGAACCACCCCCAAAGTGGCAATAGGTCAAACACCATTCAGTCTGGTATATGGGGCCGAGGCAGTTATTCCCTCTGAGGTGCAAGTACCGACATATCGGTATGCCAATGCCACCGAAGAAAGGAACCAGGTAGAAATGGCCAGCAGCCTGGATACCATTGATGAGCCAAGGACCAGTGCCCAAATCAGGGTGGCAGCCTACAAGCAGACAGcagccaggagttacaacaaaaacGTAAGGCTGAGAACGTTGCAGGTAGGGGACCTGGTACTCAGGAAGGTATTCCCAAACACCAAGAATCAGAGTGCAGGTAAATTCGCCtacaactgggaaggtccctaccgcaTAGAAGGCATCGTGGGTAATTGAGCATACAAGTTGGAGACTATGAATGGGGAAGCTATCCCTAGATCCTGGAACATCATTCACCTTAAAAAGTATTATGTCTAAGGTTCCAGGTGCAGGACCCAGGAGTTCCACCTCCAACAGGTACATCCCAGGACCCTTGAATCCTAGCATTCAGTACTCTAAAAACCTTAGAACATGAACTAACTTGCTAAAAGGTTCTTTGATTAAGCAGCTATCGCTTGAAGGGGAACAACCCCAGAACCCACTTGCTGGAGCCACAGCTCACTCTCTCATAAGGTACATACGCAAAGAACTAATCATTTTGTTTCGTACCGCCTAACTGTACCACATGCATTGGTCTAACAGTAACATCTCTTTTGACAGCAGGAACAACTAAGTCACCAGGCAAGGTCTTTCGTTAAGTACGCACGTGCTAAGTCTCCTAAATTCAGTAGGTACTACTAAGGAAATGACAACTTACAACGTATCTTTCAAATCCTTTGAGTCAAAaccctttttcttattttcccttgGTGTGAACGTCACAGGTGTCACAAGGAGCAAAATGTGGAAGCAGCGTACTTAGTATTTTAAACGGCCAAAATGAAATTCTCTTTCTTTTAAGTTGTTGTAAAAATT from Silene latifolia isolate original U9 population chromosome 3, ASM4854445v1, whole genome shotgun sequence harbors:
- the LOC141649726 gene encoding uncharacterized protein LOC141649726; protein product: MGKYFEDIRYVHLPKEENQFADALSKLAALINIPDHIDSMPICVERRSSPTYVNAINDAEEVILEKYKIKHHKSSPYRPHTNGAVEAAKKTVTAILRKMSDNYKEWPEKIPFALWGYRTSIRTATEATLYYLVYGMEAVQPVELEIPSLRILLESQVPKEDWVQARFDSLVMLGKRRLNALYHVQLYQKRIERAFNKKMKPR
- the LOC141649727 gene encoding uncharacterized protein LOC141649727, which codes for MVTYLELVNELKLRFASFHIQQIPRDQNVEADALATLGAAFTLGAVGSIQFIHVMKPAIRQNEQQNASKAATTQWTYEARILCTATPQEEIDDWRKPYISWLRAEVLPPDQKDAKSFKMKSSRFVLIDGILFRKSLGGPYLRCLSIQEAHAVICDIHSGDCGNHTGGRSLSNKTLRQGYFWPTMRKDAIDYIKKCEEC